One genomic region from Hoeflea algicola encodes:
- a CDS encoding NAD(P)H-dependent oxidoreductase subunit E, with translation MNADVDAKRTDGIWKSGGGRGRRTPKGRQLEDQAWAEVKALLGDGPHRRDLLIEYLHLIQDAYGHLSARHLRALAEELRTGMAEIWEVATFYAHFDPVKENETPPPDLTIRVCDSLSCEMAGSEALLAALKAGHDPNKVRVLRAPCMGRCDTAPVLEIGHRHVDHATPDKVDTVLAKGHFHAEIPDYEDLAAYQAAGGYAKLAELRASGNWEEVQEMVLSSGLRGLGGAGFPSGRKWGFVRANPGPRYLAVNGDEGEPGTFKDRHYLERTPHLKLEGMLIAAWAVEAERCFIYMRDEYPAVLHILRTEIKALETAGIVASGYIELRRGAGAYICGEESAMIESIEGKRGIPRLRPPYVAAVGIFGRPTLVHNVETLHWITRICREGPHILSSIEKNGRKGLRSYSVSGRVAHPGVHLLPAGSTIMDVIESCGGMAPGHEFKAYQPGGPSSGLLPASLNDVPLDFDTLQAHDTFIGSAAVVVLSDKDSVRQAALNMLRFFESESCGQCTPCRVGCEKAVKLMQAPKWDTGLLDELCGVMADASICGLGQAAPNPIRLTMKHFPEEI, from the coding sequence ATGAACGCTGACGTGGATGCGAAACGGACGGACGGCATTTGGAAATCAGGCGGTGGGCGTGGCCGCAGAACTCCAAAGGGACGTCAGCTTGAAGATCAGGCTTGGGCGGAGGTAAAGGCGCTGCTGGGCGATGGACCGCACCGCCGTGATCTTCTGATCGAATACCTGCACCTCATCCAGGACGCCTATGGCCATCTGTCGGCTCGTCATCTGCGCGCGCTTGCCGAAGAGCTGCGCACTGGAATGGCCGAAATTTGGGAAGTCGCAACGTTCTATGCGCATTTTGATCCGGTTAAGGAGAATGAAACGCCGCCACCCGACCTGACAATCCGGGTTTGCGATTCGCTATCGTGCGAGATGGCGGGTTCCGAAGCCCTGCTTGCCGCCCTGAAAGCCGGGCACGATCCGAACAAGGTCCGTGTCTTGCGTGCTCCCTGCATGGGCCGGTGCGACACGGCGCCGGTGCTGGAAATCGGCCACCGTCACGTCGATCATGCAACGCCTGACAAGGTCGACACGGTGTTGGCGAAGGGCCATTTCCACGCCGAAATTCCTGACTATGAGGACCTGGCTGCTTATCAGGCTGCGGGCGGTTACGCCAAGCTGGCCGAATTGCGCGCATCCGGCAACTGGGAAGAAGTTCAGGAGATGGTTCTCTCCTCCGGGCTTCGTGGTCTCGGTGGAGCCGGTTTCCCGTCAGGCCGCAAATGGGGTTTTGTTCGCGCCAATCCCGGGCCGCGCTATCTCGCGGTCAACGGCGACGAGGGTGAGCCCGGCACGTTCAAGGACCGTCACTATCTCGAGCGCACGCCCCACCTGAAGCTCGAAGGCATGTTGATCGCCGCATGGGCGGTCGAGGCGGAGCGTTGCTTCATTTACATGCGCGATGAATATCCGGCAGTCCTGCATATCCTGCGCACCGAAATCAAGGCGCTGGAAACAGCAGGGATCGTCGCATCTGGCTATATAGAACTCCGTCGCGGCGCCGGCGCCTATATATGCGGCGAAGAAAGCGCGATGATCGAGAGTATTGAAGGCAAGCGCGGCATTCCGCGCCTGCGCCCGCCCTACGTGGCGGCTGTGGGCATTTTCGGCCGGCCCACGCTGGTGCACAATGTCGAGACGCTGCACTGGATCACCCGTATCTGCCGTGAAGGGCCGCACATCCTTTCTTCCATTGAGAAAAATGGCCGAAAGGGCCTCCGTTCCTACTCGGTTTCTGGTCGTGTGGCTCACCCCGGCGTCCACCTCTTGCCTGCCGGTTCGACCATCATGGATGTCATTGAATCTTGTGGCGGGATGGCTCCGGGACACGAATTCAAAGCCTATCAGCCGGGCGGTCCTTCCTCGGGGTTGTTGCCGGCGTCGTTAAATGACGTGCCGCTCGATTTCGACACGCTACAGGCGCATGACACGTTTATCGGCTCGGCGGCTGTGGTGGTTCTTTCCGACAAGGACAGCGTCAGGCAGGCAGCGCTGAACATGCTGCGTTTTTTTGAAAGCGAAAGCTGTGGTCAGTGCACGCCATGCAGGGTCGGTTGCGAGAAGGCCGTAAAGCTAATGCAGGCGCCGAAATGGGATACGGGGCTTCTGGACGAACTCTGCGGTGTCATGGCCGATGCATCGATCTGTGGACTCGGACAGGCGGCGCCCAACCCGATCCGTCTGACGATGAAACATTTCCCCGAGGAGATCTGA
- a CDS encoding SH3 domain-containing protein translates to MLVWSGSRIKGGGDGFLAVRKGPGSDHAKIDELKNGDNVWLFETRGKWIGVVYGVESLSCSPIDADRPVHKGGKKGWVHQNWVEVLAG, encoded by the coding sequence GTGCTCGTATGGTCAGGTAGCCGGATTAAAGGCGGGGGTGATGGTTTCCTCGCCGTGCGAAAAGGCCCCGGTTCCGATCATGCCAAAATTGACGAGTTGAAAAACGGCGACAACGTCTGGCTGTTTGAAACAAGAGGCAAATGGATTGGCGTAGTGTATGGCGTGGAAAGCCTGTCCTGCAGCCCGATTGACGCTGATCGTCCCGTTCACAAAGGTGGCAAGAAGGGGTGGGTCCATCAAAACTGGGTGGAAGTCCTGGCTGGCTGA
- the rsgA gene encoding ribosome small subunit-dependent GTPase A, producing the protein MSRDYSKFTLSTGKADAKPGDVAKSGTPKPALSVLQELGWQPFYAQQTDINELAETPPVRVTEVHRSGLRVLGDGIDEMLPPRADATVGDWLLFNHVLPSASRLLDRKSVIQRRAAGHDRQVQLIAANIDTAFVVTSCNADFNVARLERYVALAFEAEVTPVILLTKADLCDDPADYVEQAEAISNALTVLVLDARGEEPKVKLAPWCKPGQTVAFLGSSGVGKSTLTNALSGTESAATQEIREDDAKGRHTTSHRQLHILPGSCAVLDTPGMREIQLTDVGAGVAEVFSELDDLAGACRFSDCRHETEPGCAVLAAVATGAVDIERLARWRKLLAEDRHNSASLAERRSKDKAFGKMIRQVKKNKVK; encoded by the coding sequence ATGTCACGAGACTATTCGAAATTCACGCTTTCCACCGGCAAGGCCGACGCCAAGCCCGGCGACGTCGCCAAGTCGGGCACGCCGAAGCCGGCGCTGTCGGTGCTGCAAGAGCTCGGCTGGCAGCCGTTTTATGCCCAGCAGACCGACATCAATGAGCTGGCCGAAACTCCGCCGGTGCGGGTCACCGAGGTACACCGCAGCGGGCTTCGGGTGCTGGGCGACGGCATTGACGAGATGCTGCCGCCGCGCGCCGATGCCACCGTCGGCGACTGGCTGTTGTTCAACCACGTTCTGCCCAGCGCCAGCCGGCTGCTCGATCGCAAGAGCGTGATCCAGCGCCGCGCCGCCGGCCATGACCGCCAGGTGCAGTTGATCGCCGCCAACATCGACACCGCCTTTGTCGTCACCTCCTGCAACGCCGATTTCAACGTCGCGCGGCTGGAACGCTATGTCGCGCTGGCATTCGAGGCCGAGGTGACGCCGGTGATCCTGCTGACCAAGGCCGATCTGTGCGACGATCCGGCCGATTATGTCGAACAGGCGGAGGCGATTTCCAACGCGCTCACGGTGCTGGTGCTCGATGCCCGGGGCGAAGAGCCGAAGGTCAAGCTCGCGCCCTGGTGCAAGCCGGGCCAGACAGTTGCCTTTCTCGGCTCGTCAGGTGTCGGCAAATCGACGCTCACCAATGCACTGTCAGGCACCGAGAGTGCCGCCACCCAGGAAATCCGCGAGGACGATGCCAAGGGCCGCCACACCACCTCGCACCGGCAATTGCACATTCTGCCCGGCAGCTGCGCTGTGCTCGACACACCGGGCATGCGCGAAATCCAGCTCACCGATGTCGGCGCCGGCGTGGCCGAAGTATTCTCCGAACTCGATGATCTTGCCGGCGCCTGCCGCTTCAGCGATTGCCGGCACGAGACAGAGCCCGGCTGCGCGGTGCTGGCGGCAGTTGCAACCGGTGCAGTCGATATCGAGCGGCTGGCGCGCTGGCGCAAGCTGCTGGCCGAAGACCGGCACAATTCCGCAAGCCTTGCCGAGCGCCGTTCCAAGGACAAGGCTTTTGGCAAGATGATCCGCCAGGTCAAGAAGAACAAGGTCAAATAG
- a CDS encoding carboxynorspermidine decarboxylase produces MIQTPYYLIDKSKLLSNMEKIARLRELSGAKALLALKCFATWGVFDFMADYMDGTTSSSLYEVRLGREKFGKETHAYSVAYADHEIDEVVTHADKIIFNSIGQLTRFADKADGITRGLRLNPGVSSSTFDLADPARPYSRLGEWDLKQVEPVMEMISGFMIHNNCENGDFALFDEMLGEIEQKFGPLLKKAEWVSLGGGIHFTGDDYPLEKFAERLKRFAGEYGVQVYLEPGEASITKSTTLEVTVLDTLFNGKNLAIVDSSIEAHMLDLLIYREKAKIAPDTGDHRYMICGKSCLAGDIFGEFNFPEQLAIGDRISVQDAAGYTMVKKNWFNGVRMPSIAIRELDGSIRTVREFDYADFEHSLS; encoded by the coding sequence TTGATCCAGACCCCCTATTATCTGATCGACAAGTCGAAACTGCTTTCCAACATGGAAAAGATCGCCCGGCTGCGCGAACTCTCCGGCGCCAAGGCGCTGCTGGCGCTGAAATGCTTTGCCACCTGGGGGGTGTTCGATTTCATGGCCGACTACATGGACGGCACCACCTCCTCGTCGCTTTACGAGGTCCGACTCGGCCGCGAGAAATTCGGCAAGGAAACCCACGCCTACTCAGTGGCCTATGCCGATCATGAGATCGACGAGGTGGTGACCCACGCCGACAAGATCATCTTCAATTCGATCGGTCAGCTCACTCGTTTTGCCGACAAGGCAGATGGCATCACTCGCGGGTTGCGGCTCAATCCCGGCGTGTCCTCCTCCACCTTCGATCTGGCCGATCCGGCCCGGCCCTATTCGCGACTTGGGGAATGGGATCTCAAACAGGTCGAGCCGGTGATGGAGATGATCTCCGGCTTCATGATCCACAACAATTGCGAAAACGGCGATTTCGCGCTGTTTGATGAGATGCTGGGCGAGATCGAGCAAAAATTCGGCCCGCTCTTGAAGAAAGCCGAATGGGTCAGCCTCGGCGGCGGCATTCATTTTACCGGCGATGATTATCCGCTGGAAAAATTCGCCGAGCGGCTCAAGCGCTTTGCCGGCGAGTATGGCGTGCAGGTCTATCTCGAACCCGGTGAAGCCTCGATCACCAAATCGACGACGCTGGAAGTCACCGTGCTCGACACGCTTTTCAATGGCAAGAATCTGGCCATTGTCGATTCATCCATTGAAGCCCATATGCTGGATCTGTTGATCTACCGCGAAAAGGCCAAGATCGCACCCGATACTGGCGATCACCGCTACATGATCTGCGGCAAGTCGTGCCTAGCCGGCGATATCTTTGGCGAGTTCAATTTCCCTGAACAGTTGGCCATCGGCGACCGGATTTCAGTCCAAGACGCAGCCGGTTACACAATGGTCAAGAAAAACTGGTTTAACGGCGTGCGTATGCCGTCAATCGCCATCCGCGAGCTGGATGGCAGCATCAGAACGGTCCGCGAATTTGATTACGCGGATTTTGAACACAGCCTCTCTTAA
- a CDS encoding saccharopine dehydrogenase family protein — MKKNVLIIGAGGVAQVVAHKCAQNNDVLGDINIASRTKAKCDAIIASVREKNAMKQPGVLAGHALDAMDIEATKALIKSTNSQIVINVGTAFLNMSVMRACIDTGTAYIDTAIHEEPGKICETPPWYGNYEWKRADEAAEKGVTVILGAGFDPGVVNAYAKLAKDEYFDKVTDVDIVDINAGSHGKYFATNFDPEINFREFTGVVYSFQKGEWQTNQMFEIGKTYDLPVVGPSKAYLCGHDEVHSLAKNMDGADVRFWMGFGDHYINVFTVLKSIGLLSEQPVKLADGSEVVPLKVVKACLPDPASLAPEYTGKTCIGDFVKGTKDGQEREVFIYNVADHKDAYNEVGSQGISYTAGVPPVAAAMLVATGEWDVKKMANVEELDPKPFLNILNHNGLPTRIKDADGDRPLDFS; from the coding sequence ATGAAGAAGAACGTACTCATCATCGGCGCTGGCGGCGTCGCCCAGGTCGTCGCCCACAAATGCGCCCAGAACAATGACGTGCTCGGCGACATCAACATCGCCTCGCGCACCAAGGCCAAATGTGATGCCATCATCGCCTCGGTTCGTGAGAAGAACGCCATGAAGCAGCCCGGCGTTCTTGCGGGCCACGCGCTTGATGCCATGGACATCGAAGCCACCAAGGCGCTGATCAAATCGACCAACTCGCAGATCGTTATTAATGTCGGCACAGCATTTTTGAACATGTCGGTGATGCGCGCCTGCATCGACACCGGCACCGCCTATATCGACACCGCCATCCATGAAGAACCGGGCAAGATCTGCGAAACCCCACCCTGGTATGGCAACTACGAATGGAAGCGCGCTGACGAAGCCGCTGAAAAGGGCGTCACCGTCATCCTCGGCGCCGGCTTCGATCCGGGCGTCGTCAACGCCTATGCCAAGCTCGCAAAGGATGAGTATTTCGACAAGGTCACCGATGTAGACATCGTCGACATCAACGCCGGCAGCCACGGCAAGTATTTCGCCACCAATTTCGACCCGGAAATCAACTTCCGCGAATTCACTGGCGTAGTCTATTCCTTCCAGAAGGGCGAATGGCAGACCAACCAGATGTTCGAAATCGGCAAGACCTACGACCTGCCGGTCGTCGGCCCGTCAAAGGCTTATCTCTGCGGCCATGACGAAGTCCACTCACTGGCCAAGAACATGGATGGCGCCGATGTGCGCTTCTGGATGGGCTTTGGCGATCACTACATCAACGTCTTCACCGTGCTGAAATCCATCGGCCTATTGTCGGAACAGCCGGTCAAGCTCGCTGACGGCTCAGAAGTAGTGCCGCTCAAAGTGGTCAAGGCCTGCCTGCCCGATCCCGCATCGCTGGCACCCGAATACACCGGCAAGACCTGCATCGGTGATTTCGTCAAAGGCACCAAGGACGGCCAGGAACGCGAAGTCTTCATCTACAATGTCGCCGACCACAAGGACGCCTACAACGAAGTGGGCTCGCAAGGGATCTCCTACACCGCCGGCGTGCCCCCGGTCGCCGCCGCCATGCTGGTCGCCACTGGCGAGTGGGACGTCAAGAAGATGGCCAATGTCGAGGAACTCGACCCCAAGCCGTTCCTCAACATCCTCAACCACAACGGCCTGCCGACCCGCATCAAGGACGCTGACGGCGACCGCCCACTGGACTTTTCCTGA
- a CDS encoding GGDEF domain-containing protein has translation MKLDFSATGWARVIAGTLGGTVFCIGATLIVDSVRFSGMTDAELSSAIIVDILLPTGLAVPLLFLLLYKMRQLAIAHHEISIIASTDNLTAVLNRGAFKMLVDAYLQQAMRQPAHNAGAFLVIDADHFKSINDRFGHQEGDVALKLIAQTIQTSLRQGDIVGRIGGEEFGVFLPKANLDQAGIVAERIRRDINEIEFPPSARTHALSVSVGGAAFGGHTAYDDLFRVADKCLYSAKAGGRNQVIFQRLAA, from the coding sequence GTGAAGCTTGATTTTTCAGCTACCGGCTGGGCCAGGGTCATCGCCGGAACCCTGGGCGGCACGGTTTTTTGCATTGGTGCTACCCTGATTGTCGATTCCGTCAGGTTTTCCGGCATGACTGATGCCGAACTCAGCAGTGCGATCATTGTTGACATACTACTGCCAACCGGACTGGCGGTCCCGCTGTTGTTCCTGCTGCTCTACAAGATGCGGCAATTGGCCATCGCCCACCACGAGATCAGCATTATCGCCTCGACAGACAACCTGACAGCGGTTCTCAATCGTGGCGCATTCAAGATGTTGGTCGACGCCTATCTCCAACAGGCGATGCGGCAGCCGGCACACAACGCCGGAGCATTTCTGGTCATCGATGCCGACCATTTCAAATCAATCAATGACCGTTTTGGTCACCAGGAGGGTGATGTCGCGCTGAAGCTCATCGCACAAACCATCCAGACCTCGCTCAGGCAAGGCGATATCGTTGGGCGGATCGGCGGCGAGGAGTTCGGCGTCTTCCTGCCGAAAGCAAATCTCGATCAGGCCGGCATTGTCGCCGAGCGCATTCGGCGAGATATCAATGAAATCGAGTTCCCGCCATCAGCCAGAACCCATGCGCTTTCCGTCAGCGTCGGCGGCGCGGCCTTCGGCGGGCATACCGCTTACGACGACCTGTTCCGTGTGGCCGACAAGTGTCTCTACTCGGCAAAGGCCGGCGGACGTAATCAGGTCATCTTCCAGCGGCTGGCTGCCTGA
- a CDS encoding GNAT family N-acetyltransferase: MIPTLETERLLLRPQTMADWPAYARLMMSDQAVYLDGPHSLGDAWGLFCHNLAQWRLMGQGTLMIESRETGECLGQVGIHYGPLFPEHELGWQLYPGAEGNGYALEAAQALRDWAFAVRGLESLVSHIDPENHGSRKLAERLDAELILDPDRPGPEVLLYRHKM, translated from the coding sequence TTGATTCCGACACTTGAAACAGAACGCCTGCTGCTCAGGCCGCAGACCATGGCTGACTGGCCGGCTTACGCGCGCCTGATGATGTCCGATCAGGCCGTCTATCTGGATGGTCCGCATTCGCTGGGCGACGCCTGGGGCCTGTTTTGCCACAATCTGGCGCAGTGGCGGCTGATGGGGCAGGGCACGCTGATGATCGAGAGCCGCGAGACAGGTGAGTGCCTTGGCCAGGTCGGCATTCACTACGGGCCGCTGTTTCCCGAACACGAACTCGGCTGGCAGCTCTATCCGGGAGCCGAGGGCAACGGCTATGCCCTCGAGGCGGCGCAGGCCTTGCGCGACTGGGCCTTTGCTGTGCGCGGGCTCGAAAGCCTGGTCAGCCACATCGATCCGGAAAATCACGGCTCACGCAAACTGGCCGAGCGGCTGGATGCCGAGCTGATCCTGGATCCGGACCGTCCGGGGCCGGAGGTTCTGCTTTACCGGCATAAAATGTGA
- a CDS encoding ATP-dependent Clp protease proteolytic subunit, translated as MSDEDEKTTELPLGKEAEANLFKSRSIFIYGGINQELAHKICAQLAALAAASDDDIRIFVNSPGGHVESGDSIHDMIGFIKPKVIMIGTGWVASAGALIYVSVPKEQRFCLPNTRFLLHQPSGGTRGMVSDIEIQAREIIKMNERLNKIFAKATGQKVEKIAKDTDRDYWLSAEEAKDYGLVGKIITNQSGL; from the coding sequence ATGAGCGACGAAGACGAAAAGACGACGGAACTGCCGTTGGGCAAGGAAGCGGAAGCCAACCTGTTCAAGTCGCGCTCGATTTTCATCTATGGCGGCATCAACCAGGAATTGGCGCACAAGATTTGTGCGCAACTGGCGGCGCTGGCAGCGGCAAGCGACGACGACATCCGCATTTTCGTCAATTCACCGGGTGGCCATGTCGAATCGGGCGATTCGATCCACGACATGATCGGCTTCATCAAGCCCAAGGTGATCATGATCGGCACCGGCTGGGTGGCTTCCGCCGGCGCGCTGATCTATGTCTCGGTGCCGAAGGAACAGCGCTTCTGCCTGCCCAATACCCGCTTCCTGCTGCATCAACCGTCTGGCGGCACCCGCGGCATGGTCTCCGATATCGAGATCCAGGCGCGCGAGATCATCAAGATGAACGAGCGGCTCAACAAGATCTTTGCCAAGGCCACCGGTCAGAAGGTTGAAAAGATCGCCAAAGACACAGACCGCGATTACTGGCTATCGGCCGAAGAGGCCAAGGATTATGGTCTGGTCGGCAAGATCATCACCAACCAGTCCGGACTCTGA
- a CDS encoding DEAD/DEAH box helicase: protein MLFSQLGLSKALLDTLDGLHLTTPTPIQVQAIPPVLEGRDVIGLAQTGTGKTAAFALPILHRLAPGKPAAPKKVRALILSPTRELSAQIAKSVKDYGRKLNLSSAVVVGGVSSRPQIKALAGGVDILIATPGRLMDLIEQRTVSLNEVEVVVLDEADQMLDIGFMPAIKRLLAMTPQGRQTLLFSATMPKEIRQLSDRHLKDPIEVSVIPAKKTADRVEHSVMHMQTPAKMGALASLIRDRKGERVIVFTRTKRGADKAVKRLETDGINAAAIHGNKSQGQRERALAGFRAGTVPVLIATDIAARGIDVPGVSLVVNYELPNVPEVYVHRIGRTARAGAEGTAVTFCAPDERSLLMDIEKMLKVAIPVDNAPEGTYVDALADPDGDFKPLSRTQRPRQGAKPQGQGRKPGQGQGRKPAGSGQQSGKPSNGQHPGNRHQPAAAANQNGDQPASKPRRRRRSGDRRPRPEQAGDRATA, encoded by the coding sequence ATGTTGTTTTCCCAACTCGGCCTCTCCAAGGCCCTTCTCGACACGCTTGACGGTCTGCATCTGACGACGCCGACGCCAATTCAGGTGCAGGCGATTCCGCCAGTGCTGGAAGGCCGCGACGTCATCGGTCTGGCACAGACCGGCACCGGCAAGACCGCGGCCTTCGCGCTGCCGATCCTGCACCGGCTGGCGCCAGGCAAGCCCGCTGCACCGAAAAAGGTGCGGGCGCTGATCCTGTCGCCAACCCGCGAACTTTCCGCCCAGATCGCCAAGAGCGTCAAGGATTACGGCCGCAAGCTCAATCTGAGCTCGGCAGTTGTCGTTGGTGGCGTTTCCAGCCGTCCGCAGATCAAGGCGCTGGCAGGCGGCGTCGACATTCTGATTGCAACGCCGGGCCGGTTGATGGACCTGATCGAGCAACGCACGGTCTCGCTCAACGAAGTCGAAGTGGTGGTGCTCGACGAGGCCGACCAGATGCTCGATATCGGCTTCATGCCGGCAATCAAGCGCCTCCTGGCCATGACACCACAGGGTCGTCAGACGCTGTTGTTCTCGGCGACCATGCCGAAGGAAATCCGTCAGCTCTCCGACCGTCATCTCAAGGATCCGATCGAAGTGTCGGTGATCCCGGCCAAGAAGACCGCTGACCGCGTTGAACACTCGGTCATGCACATGCAGACGCCCGCCAAGATGGGTGCGCTGGCAAGCCTGATCCGTGATCGCAAGGGCGAACGGGTGATCGTGTTTACCCGCACCAAGCGCGGTGCCGACAAGGCCGTCAAACGGCTTGAAACCGATGGCATCAATGCTGCTGCCATTCACGGCAACAAGTCGCAGGGCCAGCGCGAACGCGCGCTTGCTGGCTTCCGCGCCGGTACTGTGCCGGTGCTGATTGCTACCGACATCGCCGCCCGCGGCATCGATGTGCCGGGTGTCAGCCTGGTGGTCAATTATGAATTGCCGAACGTGCCTGAAGTCTATGTTCACCGTATCGGCCGCACCGCGCGCGCTGGCGCCGAGGGCACTGCGGTGACCTTCTGTGCACCGGACGAGCGTTCGCTGCTCATGGATATCGAGAAGATGCTGAAGGTGGCAATTCCGGTCGATAACGCACCGGAAGGCACCTATGTCGACGCGCTGGCCGATCCGGATGGCGACTTCAAGCCACTCAGCCGTACCCAGCGGCCGCGTCAGGGCGCCAAGCCGCAGGGTCAGGGGCGCAAGCCGGGCCAGGGGCAGGGCCGCAAACCGGCCGGCTCCGGACAGCAGAGCGGCAAGCCTTCTAACGGTCAACACCCCGGCAACCGGCATCAGCCTGCAGCCGCCGCCAACCAGAATGGCGACCAGCCGGCATCGAAGCCGCGCCGTCGGCGTCGCAGCGGCGACCGTCGTCCGCGCCCCGAACAGGCCGGCGACCGCGCCACTGCCTAG
- a CDS encoding DMT family transporter: MNVENTDHPDLLGSGLATFAVIAASVGFGLVPYFARTLTAEGMAPHAIAFFRYAFAAIVLLPFVWLARAQWMALIWGLVAGIGMGVGWVGYVRAVEIVPVSTAGILYMTYPVFTLLIAWLVFGDSPGRRAILAALMIVAAAALATSPDAITPDQVPALILSLAAPLGFGFGINVLVHKLAVLKPVVRIACVSLGSVLGLLPLMATTPVAALFPVTVSGWWLVAGIAFGSALVPQLLYTVAAPVIGTARTAIAGSFELPTMFLVGWFAFAEPVGTAQWAACAIVILAIALTPRKSIRSVAANIAVETKRCS, encoded by the coding sequence ATGAATGTTGAAAACACCGACCATCCCGATTTGCTCGGCTCCGGGCTTGCAACGTTTGCCGTCATCGCCGCTTCCGTGGGGTTTGGTCTCGTTCCCTATTTTGCCCGTACACTGACGGCTGAAGGAATGGCGCCGCACGCAATCGCCTTTTTCCGCTATGCCTTCGCCGCGATCGTGCTCTTACCCTTTGTCTGGCTGGCCCGGGCGCAATGGATGGCGCTTATATGGGGGCTCGTTGCCGGTATCGGCATGGGGGTCGGCTGGGTCGGTTACGTCCGCGCCGTCGAGATCGTTCCGGTATCGACGGCGGGCATTCTCTACATGACCTACCCGGTGTTCACGCTGCTGATTGCCTGGCTGGTATTCGGCGATTCGCCGGGTCGCCGCGCCATCCTGGCGGCGTTGATGATTGTCGCGGCCGCCGCACTCGCGACGTCGCCGGATGCGATCACGCCGGATCAGGTTCCTGCACTGATTCTGTCCCTGGCGGCCCCACTGGGGTTCGGCTTTGGCATCAACGTGCTGGTGCACAAGCTTGCCGTGCTCAAACCGGTGGTGCGTATTGCCTGTGTCAGTCTCGGCTCGGTTCTGGGGCTGTTGCCGCTGATGGCGACGACCCCGGTGGCGGCGTTGTTTCCCGTTACCGTGTCAGGCTGGTGGCTGGTGGCGGGCATCGCCTTTGGCTCGGCGCTGGTTCCGCAATTGCTCTATACCGTGGCGGCTCCCGTCATCGGCACTGCCCGGACGGCGATTGCCGGCAGTTTCGAGTTGCCGACGATGTTTCTGGTTGGCTGGTTTGCCTTTGCCGAGCCGGTCGGAACTGCCCAATGGGCTGCCTGCGCAATTGTCATTCTGGCGATTGCGCTGACGCCACGGAAGTCGATTCGCAGTGTGGCTGCCAACATAGCGGTTGAGACTAAACGCTGTTCATGA
- a CDS encoding energy-coupling factor ABC transporter permease has protein sequence MHIEPGVVDGAKIVLSYATAAASGGLLMKMSWETIRNDGGVAALGMRSVITTLMVFVFFEVFPHHAIGVSEVHLILGSTLYLMFGAGPAAIGLALGLLMQGVFFAPFDLPQYGMNVTTLLVPLYAMSLIAKRIIPAGTAYKDVSYKQALALSTSYQGGIVMWVGFWALYGHGFGAENLSQIAAFGGAYMLVIIIEPIADLGVLALAKTFSGTQDNPMFYNRLHNQAA, from the coding sequence ATGCATATTGAACCTGGCGTCGTTGACGGCGCAAAGATCGTTCTGAGCTACGCAACGGCCGCTGCTTCTGGTGGCCTTCTGATGAAGATGTCCTGGGAAACGATCCGCAACGATGGTGGCGTCGCAGCCCTTGGAATGCGCTCGGTCATCACCACACTGATGGTATTTGTGTTCTTCGAAGTGTTTCCTCACCACGCAATCGGCGTCTCGGAAGTCCATCTCATTCTCGGCTCGACGCTGTATCTGATGTTCGGGGCCGGTCCCGCGGCAATTGGCCTGGCTTTGGGGCTGCTGATGCAAGGCGTTTTCTTCGCGCCTTTCGATCTGCCGCAATACGGTATGAACGTCACCACCCTGCTGGTGCCGCTCTACGCCATGTCGCTGATTGCCAAGCGCATCATCCCGGCGGGCACCGCCTACAAGGATGTGTCCTACAAGCAGGCACTCGCGCTCTCGACCAGCTATCAGGGCGGCATCGTCATGTGGGTTGGATTCTGGGCTTTGTATGGCCACGGCTTCGGTGCTGAAAACCTCTCGCAGATTGCAGCTTTTGGTGGCGCCTACATGCTGGTCATCATCATAGAGCCGATCGCCGATCTTGGCGTCCTGGCGCTCGCCAAGACCTTCAGCGGTACCCAGGACAATCCGATGTTCTATAACCGCCTGCACAATCAGGCGGCATAA